A portion of the Jaculus jaculus isolate mJacJac1 chromosome 5, mJacJac1.mat.Y.cur, whole genome shotgun sequence genome contains these proteins:
- the LOC101596012 gene encoding keratin-associated protein 27-1, which yields MPHSNCLLRRNLGKAPPLSAIIHGSNPTRFEDGFFLPSSCHCRTWLLDDFQETCSETTTHQLTNCEVDQFIRNACVQSSCLPRVVQTTSSSFKSGKKPACQSGSCPAKPQCASQFRQSGNSQQRGYVTQGHQSASYKARSCPQSTPESKSCQTVEYESSQCHCHIHNSSSCGPVSKVAPGPQLLEASSTSEGTCCVTGGLQSPSK from the coding sequence ATGCCTCATAGCAACTGCCTCTTACGCAGGAACCTGGGGAAGGCCCCACCACTCTCGGCCATTATACATGGCTCTAACCCTACAAGGTTTGAAGATGGATTTTTTTTGCCCAGCAGCTGCCACTGCAGAACCTGGCTCCTGGATGACTTTCAAGAAACTTGCAGTGAAACTACCACCCACCAACTGACCAATTGTGAAGTGGACCAGTTCATAAGAAATGCCTGCGTGCAAAGTTCCTGCCTTCCCAGAGTTGTGCAGACCACTTCTTCCAGTTTCAAGTCTGGCAAGAAGCCAGCTTGCCAATCAGGAAGCTGCCCAGCCAAGCCACAGTGTGCTTCCCAGTTCCGCCAGTCAGGAAACAGTCAGCAAAGGGGGTATGTGACCCAGGGCCACCAATCTGCAAGCTACAAGGCCAGAAGTTGTCCACAATCAACTCCTGAGTCTAAGAGTTGCCAAACTGTGGAGTATGAATCCAGCCAATGCCATTGTCACATCCACAATTCCAGCTCCTGTGGCCCTGTGAGCAAAGTTGCTCCTGGGCCCCAACTTCTGGAAGCTTCTAGCACTTCTGAAGGAACTTGCTGTGTTACTGGTGGTTTGCAATCTCCCAGTAAGTGA